The genomic interval TGACCAGTGTTGAACTAGGTAGTCctttaccctggaaatccatggagttctcgcgagagcacaatggaattgtctctgcgagacactctgggaATGAGCAATTGATGCACgtttttaccccttgcatcccgtggaaccaatcaaatcggcgtatctgatatatgcgggccagaggcgagataaactgatgacgacagcgctgcaacgttggaggtcagtaaacattggttgtagtgttatccaattgtgtcaaagtccgaaatcattcagagtaagcattggtctagtgttatccaattgcgtgcagtgagattttcaaatgcatgcttggtgctgtccctcgagttgggccattacatgttcgtggccagacccttaatctctctagattttccaggctagtacTGACACTTAATTTCAGCAAGGACGTGTTTGAAACCGTAATATTAACGTCTACAGTAATTTTATGTTGGAACTGTAATTGTGGAGACAAACTATATTTTGCTAAATGTGTCAGAAATTGCATGAATATGTTTTTAATTAAAAGTATCCTTTAGCAgtgtgacatcacactctgcgCTGAATGAATAACTTATTACACAATAACCATACTATCATACTACAACTTTGTCACTGGTTCACCTTTTCCAGTTAAAATGGAATAGGACATtcattcatcatttaaaatatatagTTGACCCCAGTCCcagacaaagtccttttaggcatgtctctccacttggcggccatattgcaacgctttttgggcacttatcgggcatctatttcaggTACAACTGCACAGGTGCAAGGCTTCAAGacaccagctgcgagatcacaacacatgattggcacgacaTAGcctattcacaacataccacatgattggcacaatgtattcacaacggTCATGTTTGTGTTACGatctaaccccatacatttctatgggagattctttgagtgctgtgtctcctcattagaaagtctcagACACTGACCCAGGGCAATTCTGTGACATCATAACTTTTGTTTCACAACAGACGGTGGAATGATGTCTGGTCTTGTGGTTAAACATGACTCATTGAGAAACTCATCAGGACCAGGAATAAAAACTTGTGACAAGACGGTGAGTGTCTACCACACATAGATCTATTTACCAGAAATCAGTTCCTGCCATTATATTGACATAAACACATGGGATGATTATCCGTTTCTTTAGTATTGGTTTTCCCgttttcctgtgtgtcattCATCATATAATGGGCCACGGTAATATATCCACTCAAAGGCATACTCAGAAAGCAGATAAGACATGCAACTGCATTTGCATTGCAAAGGCATTTTAAGCATTGTTGAATATTGGGACTCGGGAGGGACATGTTTATGCTAACAGCCTTGTAGGACACTACTTCTTCATTCCACAGCtgcatctgttcctcaccaggAATAATCCTTTAtcgcacaagtgtgtgtgtgtgcgcacgtgtgcatgtgcatgtgcatgtgtgtgattctCTCCTCCTTCGTGACTTGCCTAACTGACAATGACCATTGCTCTCTGTTTGGTTGTTTCAAGTTAGGGGCGGCAcattgtcattcatttatttatttataggaCAGCGCACATTCAttaacatttctgtaaatgttccAGTGTTAGCCAGCCGCCTAATTTTCCACTGTAGTCCTTTGGCAAGATGTTATGAGAACCATCAATTGACTTGGTCAGTTGTTCCCAGAtgtcaagaaaaaaacatatacaaGGAAAAACACAAGAGCGTTCACACAACTTCACAGAtacaacataaaacattaacagGCACTCCTAGAAATGGGCAGAATACATGGTGTGTGATACTACAGatattaaaggcacactatacaggttttttagcttaatattcaagttttttagcttaatttaccttcatttaacagcttcagagtcattggaatggttatatgacttttttcgggttgaatggtggccgtctcgcttccccctagcgcctgtgagcggaaaaaccacccttgcaactgtgggccggcgggccgacggcctcagtgtcaggaagtataacgagtgtaacaaattgctttactgcattcaaatacacatacacgccaggcaccgacTAGAAAAAgttagcgatggagtttctcagaaattcgtcatgacagagccagcgaaaaagaagcaaaaaccgagaaaacactaaggaaattgccaatactgcatagtttaggcctacctttaAGAATTAAAAGTGTTCATATGTCTGAAGCCAGTCCTTAAGATGTTGAGAGAAAGTGTGTTGGAAAGTACAACAACAAGAGAGACTACACAGTCCCCCCTTAGGGCAGATCTTGCAGCTCTACTGATGGAGTTTTTCTGTTTTATGAGAGCACAGAgtagttttgttatgttttccCAGCTAAGGATTTTATTATCAAGAATATTGCAGTGATGATAAGATTTGTATTTTCTGTCTAATACCTTGAGAGCTTGCTTGTAAAGTGAGAGAATAGGCTTCAGTGCTCAGATAATGTGCCCAGATAATCCCTGTTCTGCCTCTGCCCCACCCTGTAGTGAGGACACTCAGGCAACAGGCCCAAGAGCTGCTGCTGTGCAGCATGTCCAAATCAGTAGCCATATAAGAGGCTGCAGATTATGGCTGAGGCATCTCTCCATGCAGCAGTGATCTACTGCGGAGTCAATGAAAGTGAGTGCCAAGTGTATTACTGTGATTAGAGTCTCTACAGAGTCAGTCATTAGCATTAGTTACAGTTAGGCATCCAAAAGAGCACTTAAAGCAGTCACTGATGAAGAGCGGGCActgcaagagagtgagtgagacaggTCAGAAaacgagtgtgtgtttgtatgcatatgtgtgtgtgtgtgtgtgtgagagagagagagagagagagagcgtgttcatgtacatgtgtgtgcatgtgagtgtgtgcatttaaATACATGCAAAAATGCAGCTACTTTGTGTTGTGCTGCAGTGGATGAAAGCCAAATCAGCTGTTAATGATATGGATGTACATGTAAATACCCAGACAgctgtggggtgtgtgtttgtaacctAAAGCCTGTCTGCCATGGTGTGTGCGCATACATCTGCTCGTGACCAAGTGCATTCTGTCCGGCAGATTCCTGTGCGGTGTCTCACATGTGTGCACTGGAACACACAGCAGTTTCCTGTCTTGATGCATTACGTCCAATACGTCACACATCTTCACAGACTGCAAAAATATTTCTTTCCTGAGCACATTGTTtgtgcgtctctctctcacgcatagacgcacacacacgtgtgcacacacacatacacacagctctGGCAGCTCACATAAATTCTGCACAGAGGTATAGGCTTGGCTATGCTGCATTTCTTGGATCAAAGTAAACATCTGCTAACTTCAAGTCAACATGTCTGCAACCTAGAAGACCATTAGAGAGATCAGCCCatggtctctttctctctctctctctctttccactcacacacacacacacacacacaaagctgatTAAAAGTGAGTGTCATGGTTTGAAAGTAGCATgttggataaataaataaaacattggcctaccaaatgtttgtgtgtgtttgtgtgagtgtgaatacgAGCGttgctgtgtatgtctgtatgtgtgtatttgtgcttgAGGCTGCATTTATGCCAGTGTGTgactgcatatgagtgtgtatgtatgtgcgtgtatctgagagagagagagtgtgtgtgtttggggagaaaTGGGTCACTTCCTTGGTGCACGCTTGTGACATCAGACAGCCAGGGCAAACAAAAGGAGATATTGTGCTTTCCTCACAGGCACACATGGTCCTGTGCAGGGGGGAGTCTGGGGAGGAGACAGCTTGTCCTTCTCTACATTATCACAGATAATAATGCAGATTGTGCTGGCATTGATGCACTTATAACcagctctctgtctctgcacaTTCCAGTCCCTATCCCATGACTTTGTCTGTCATCTTTACTACTCATTCCATCTtcaaccatctctctctctttctctctagctctcctcttctccatacCACATTCCCTAAATATGTGCTTTTGTATTtcctagtgtgtttgtgtgcaaccACATTGTTGCCAAAGTGAGAGTACTTGACACAGCTGATATAAGGCAGGAATTTCAATTGCTTGTATGAAGGCTTGTTACAGTATTTGTACAGTACACTCATGATAACATTACTGACAACACAAAAGaatttttacaaaaaaacacGCAGAAGtgcactcacactcatttaTTCGTTACATAGCACCCCCGCTACACGCTACCCTATTGCTTAAAGTGCAACAGTGGAGACTGTccagttttttcccccttcccctccccctctcttccagAGAACATTCCCCCATTTCTGCTTTCCCCTCCACTAAATCAGTCAGACACACAGAACCCCTTGACCACTCTCAGAAATCAAGAATGAATAGCAACCGCTTTAGTGGTTTTTTACTAGTGCTTCTGGCATTTTCTTCTCTGGCTCCcttcctacccccccccccccccctctcactctctgcctCAGCAGAAACCTGGCTGAGGCGGGTGTGGGGTTATTGAGGGGAGAACTCACACCAGAGTATCTGATAGGCTGATAGCCACTGCCCCAAGTAGTTACTAACTCTGATTGGATGGTgtgaaaaaaaggggaaaaatagcttgcactccaaacacacacttacacacacacacagagagagggaaagagagagagagagagagagagagagagagagagagagagagagagagagaaagagagagccttGGACGCGAATTCAGTACCAGGCACTCATATTATTGCTGCTCATGCAcgacagtgagagaaagagacaaatgaatgcaggagagagaatcagtaagagggagaggggaaaatgGGGGAAGGAGGGGGCAATCATTCCtggacatgggggggggggggggggggggtggagaatgTGGAaggagcaacagcaacagctagTGACAAGCAGAGCAAAAGTAGGGACGTGGAGCCTTAACAGAGTGCCAGAGACAGGAagatacagagggagagaacaagagagagagagagagagagagaaagagaaaaggagaaaaagaaCAAGGTCTGCCTGCCTGAGAGTGAGTCATGGAAATGAGAAAATGAACAAGGATTACACATTAAAGTAAGAAACCGTGAGAAAAAAGATCGGGAGGACCCCTCACTCCCACCTTTCTAACCCCCACCCCTTTCCTAGCAGAGGGGCAGAGCAGAACTGGTGAGAGAAaccaaagtgagagagagaaagagagagagacagaaaagaggaACATCTGAAGAGGTTGAGATGTCATAGACGAATATCAGGGCAATCATAGAGGTGTGTCTGCCTGGTGAGACAGTCTGTTGTTTATGAGAGAGAAAGTTAGAGAAGGGGAATAAGGGTAgcgagagagacaaggagattAACTACTTGGCTTGAGCAAGAGAAAAGCTGAAAGAAAAAAGCACAAAAGAAATACAGCGGGagcgaaagagggagggagggagagagagagacaggcagaaacGGAGTGGGTCCAGAGAAATGCCACCACAGGATTAAACACTTGAGCAAGGAGCCAGGAGGATAGCAAAAGGAGGAAACCTGAGGTGGACACGAGCAACTGGGCCGGAAAGTCCGTGCAAGGGACGGGGCCGCACGGAGGAGAAAGAGCGAGGGTAGGAGAGAGAGGCTATGTCCATGAAGAagtagcaggtgtgtgtgagtaagtgtgtgtgtgtgtgaggaatgaAGCTTGTTCTTCTCAAGCTGCTCCTCTATCTCATGCTCATTCTGTTCGCCCTCGGATCCTTCTTTACCCTGCTTTTGTGGATTGTTTACTCAGACAGGTGAGTttgctcacgtgtgtgtgtgtgtgtgtttgtgtgtgtatatgaagaAACTATTACGTATTCTTCACAGCACATTTTATAGTTACATAATAACATAATTCTTTTTAATCACTTATGTTGGTGTAAGAGAAGTACTGTTTGTGAAGCAAAAatcacatttacttttaaacaaAAGTTCTCTGTATCCTCTCTAATTTAAAAAACGTATGTATGagcagggttgggtagtaacggattacatgtaatctggattagtaatcagattacaaaaatcaagtaactataatcagcccagattacaataaaaaaattgtgtaatcagattacagttacattgttggggattacctgattacattttatcatgcaaacaatgcaacttttttatgatatcttttaatttgacaagcagTTAATTCGGATGTTCACTTTTTAGACTTTTTTCAGatatagttaagaacaaaattattcatacccctggcaaatattgattttctcttgaccaatatgtttgttcttacTTAAAAAGACACttgcacatgccaaaaggttgcaagacaatgtggtaaaaacatggaatcaaaaaaagtgttttttttatttctttaaatttttatgaaaaaatgtgtgttcaaaattattcataccctttttaaacaatcactggaaacatctttatttaccaccacagccctcaaaatggttcatataatacccaccaagcctcttcatgtctccacaatgagactgcacctttttagcagcaatctggagtttgaggcaggaacgattatttgccatcactttggccttgtgctcactttttagacggattgaggtccgctctaaaatattgatattgttctctgttaaccatttcttgccttgtttggctgtatgttttggatcattgtgtggtttaatgtttaaatgctgccttttggggcagccatggcctactggttagggcttaggcctttgggcttgccggttcggcttcactaattcacagattgggataaatgcagagaccaaatgtccctcacgggatcaaaagatatacttacttactaacttacATACTATTGGAGCAGGTCTCtcagcacactgcctgatcttttcctcctaatcttaatgtagcctcttattttagtgttaccgtttactttgagaaagtcaccaggtccccctggttgaaaaacatcccaaaataataattttctcgCCCCCacaaaatggacatggtgtcatttgggtttaatgcttcccttttttatgccaatctcaggccatgtccctgggtcaaaaaaatccagcgaaagctaaattctttgtccagctgtgcccttataaaggttaagctgagttgtgcatgtttggggaagagtggagaaaaatagaatgaaaattctttcatcaattctgtggtggtgtcttttacttaatgggcatatttatagatagatagatagatagatagatagatactttattgatccccaaggggaaattcagggggtctcagtagcatacagacatcacacacaacatgcacttacagcagaaatggtaaatataagtataagtataaacatataaccaaactccactgtacaatagagacagtaggagataagaaaaactaacaaaactaaatactaaatatactatataaataaatgtaaaaaatccagtgtgcttgagggtgatcaagcatgagacgcttgtagtgacagggcctgtagttctgtgtgcatggtgaggtgctcaagagagtgagtgtcatggtgagggtgcaaaagtagtccaacagtagtcctgtagttctgtgtgtatggtaaggtgctcaagagagtgagtgtcatggtgaaggtgcaaaaagtagtccaacattagtccaacagtgcaataataaggtctagagaccagcataaataatatggacaaataggagagtaaagtataatgtagacaaggtaatataaaaaactatgtctgtgcaagaacaggttgaggtaatagggttacagccattcagtattgtagcagaagccattgatcatgtgtgctaatatagcatgaaaaacagtgtagcaggaaaaacagtagtaaaaacattaggctgtggacattagtaaaacagtagtaaagcagtagtggacagtcagtactcaaacatggaggggtggagaggcagacagactaagcagagaagcattaaacagttcaatagccctggggacaaatgacttcctcagcctttcagttgtgcatggcagtgagcgaagtctccagctgatcaagctcttttgctttttaatagtgctgtagagtggatggcattcattgtccaagatgttgatcattTTGTTCAAGTAATCCTAAAataatcagattacgttacatgtttttggtaatccaactgattacgttactgattacaaaaattggcatgtaatttgtagtcagtaatggattacatttcaaagtaatctgacccaaccctgtgTATGAGATGGATTTCAGTAGACGCAGAATGCACTGCATTGTTTGGAGTTTGGTACGGTTTCCTCTGTTAAAACAACTTCTCTCACATAATAATAATCCTCTAAAATAGGATAACAAAAATAAGGATCATCTCTGTCAAAAAGCTTTGCTTCTATAACTTCCACTCACTGAGTGTAGTCTTTGGACTGTCaacatgtttgtgtggtgtgggaTTGATTGTGTTTATGGTAAGCTACCAACTTAGAGAGGAGTCATGGAATGGTATACAACCCTGAGACACTGTCGTCATGGTTTTGAAAGGACACCGATGTTCTGTTTGTTGTCAAAACACAGCTCCAGCTGGGCTGGCTCTCAGTTTCACCTTAGAGACATGTAGGTTGTAGGAAATGATCAGTAGCCTTTTTGTTCAAAAATGTTCataacagaaagagaaaagactCTGAAATGTACATACGGTGCATTTTTCCACATGCTGatgtcttcctttctctctctctctctgttccacacacacacacacactttctcacctgtctcactcactcttgcAGTGACACCACTCCTCGTAGCCCTTTCCAAAGCCAGAAGAGTGTGGATTCAACAGACTGCCTAGGCTGCAGGTAAGACCTCAGAGCACTGAGCCATGAAAACATCATACAAATCAAACCCATGTAACAGAGCTTTAAAAACATGCCCAGACTCATCTGTGGTTTGTTTTAACTGCACCTACATTAAAAAGTGTGTACTCATCATTGACTCAGCAAGACAAGGCAAAAGACTGAATTAATCGGTCATGACACGATAAAAGACATGACGGGACATATTCTGTCAAAATTACTATGGTCTTTTGTTCCTTAAATCTAATGCACTCTTTTGATATTTCTGTTGTTATTATTTATGTATTGTTATGTATTTAACATACAATTGCAGAAATATTTAATGGCTGGATAAATTACTTCATTGTTCTATTTTTGTTGTATTTCCAAAAAAGCAGTCGAGATCTTACTTGCTTCTGGAAAGACGTTTTACTGGTGTCCTGTGAAATCATGCATTGTACCTTTTCTCAGGGACAGCATTATTGATAAAGTGGTGGAACGTTATTCAAAAAACTGGAAGAAACAAGAAAACAATTATAAAAAGTTCAGGTGAGAGCACATACAAACCATTCCAAATAATGtgctttcagacacacacacacacacacacaattttcattATCACAATATTGAGTTTTTCTCAGTGATTGCATCAAGAACAAAACAATAACTAACTAGCAATAACTAACTAGCAATAACtaacaaaacaaactagaaaattaactagatagatagatagaaagaaatacagagagatagagaggaatgCAGGTATGTTGCCAGATGTTCCCAAGGAAAGTGCCGGAAATAAAAACTCATCCCAATTTCCCCTGCCTTTCCCATTCCATTTGATTCCCatgacccaaaacacacagaacCATCTGTTGCATCTGTGAACATGCTGTTATCACTGTCACAGAAATACACAATGTCAATTCACAGCTGAGTCATTCAAGGCCTTTTAGCAATGCCTGAGGCATAGCTGCATCTTCTTtgtgtgcgttcgtgtgtgtgtgtgtatttcctgAGAATTCTTAATCAACATGTGTGGGCGTTGAAGGCTGGGTGGTTGGCGAGCTGTGCTCTTGGGCCTCTCTCCTGGAGTCCTGGAGTGGAACATTACTCAGTGGAAACAGGAAATCGAACCACGGGGATGGTCATGAGACAACAATAACTGTACAGTATTTTGTGCCGCAAACAAAACGTTTTCTTATATATCTTAAGGCTATGCTCATCACAGTATCCATCTTGGTTATCAGTGTGCTGTTGCCTTGTGCAATGGAGCAATCTAAATTCAATAATATCTTAAACTTTCATTAAGTTATCTGTTATTTGTAACTGACTAGAATACGCTCACTATGTACTGCATATCTACTTTCACTATACCATGCTTTCAGTGTTCTGTACCAGTTTGGACATGTGGTCTCCAGATCTTGTTGACTCAAGGACAGTTGTGAAAGTGTAGGTTTCAAGCAATTCATGCTGTGGCCTTGTTTCATCACCTCTGACTCTGAGGGCATCATTGGACACCATAGAGTTATCATCTCATACAGTGAAACTAAGGCAAAAAGATATCTTGCTACTGCATTATGTTTTAGGTCGCTTAAAAACTTTAGGTGTGTAATGTCACTATGAGCAGCcttatctatttttttttttcagacttcTGATTTTTCAACATGGCTTTTTAATGAGGGTTATCAGcacctgtttatttgtttgccaTGCTCTTGGCAGAGTTATGCATCTTCAAGTAAACTCAAAATactcatgtaggctatgtgtggaCAAATCATTTTTCTAGAAAACAGTTTGGCCACAAATAGGTGTACTTGCCATCTTGTGAACTCCTGATTCTAGAGCAGGATGGACTTGGAATTCTGTTCTCAGGAAATGACAATTACCAATCAAACAAAGGCTAAGCCTACTGTACCAGAGTCTGTTTTGAGTTGTTTAtccatttaatttatttttgtattggGTGGATAGCATTTTTCGTTGAAGTCTGCTGTGTGATTGGGGGGGTGTCAAGTGGAAGTTCTTATTCTTTTGTTCTTCTCTTTCCGTCCTCCCCTTCCTCAGCTGACCCTCCCTTTAGCATAGCCATAGGGGACCCTGCTGTTGGAATGCGCTTAagccttaaaggagtaccgtcacaccggtgtgacgggaatgttgggaaattaacattctaaagaatatctgggttcattgaattcaacatagaattttagaaccttcaattgttgcggaacttagaatgttcaaaaacctacaccttgaAGGGTTAAGCCAGCACATGGTGGCTTTTACCTTAATAGAGCAGCAGTTGGACAGTGTGACCCCTGGAGTGTCCCCTCTCCTGGGCCCATACCATGGACCTGGGGACCTCAGCATCATGTTGTTCTAGGGAGTCAGGGAAGCCAAGTTGCACTCTCGCAGGATTGTGATGAAATGAACGCTGTGACACTCGATGAACCTCATTTCATTGCGAGCATTCACCATATTATCATGCCACCTGAGCACTCCAAAGACCATCTGGGAAGCATGTTTGTGACAGGATCCTGTTTCAGAGGATACAGGACATGAGACGTCTGTACTTTCTGATCGGTTCTGTAGCATGTAAATGACCAGGACAAAAATAATGTAATTTATTATCCGGCTCTGCACAATGCTAGTAGAGCGCTCCATTACGTTCTACCAGTCAActatattcatgtaattacctcTAAAAACATATAATGACctctgtcaatggcaacaggttttgtgcttctaattcacatatttcatatcactccacaagtagtccggtcacttcttgcaatggagCTTCATTCAAAAttcaaactatttgtttctcagcaaaagccacaacaaaacggtaacaaataaatgtaaagagacatatcatgtgaAGTTTTAGGTAATGTTAATACTGCACTGACTTTTTCAATTTGAAATAGAGGGTTTTCAGTTGAAACATTGAAAACCAacacagatactttgaaatgaaaatgaataggACTTTAGAGTATTTATTACAAAATGTCAACTTTaaaagttgtttttaaatgtttgtcTCAAAGTTACTATTAGCTCAGTGTTGTTTTCCGTGCCACCAGAAATGCCTAATAGGAACACACATGACTTTTTATGCAGTCGTGAGGGTCTATAGTGACCAATATTCTGTCACTGTCTTTGTGGGGTGGTTTGTTAGGTCGTTGCTGAGCAGCAAGTGTCATGGTGTCACTAAAGCAGTTGTCACGCAAGCCAATACCCCTGTCAGGTCAAAGGTTGTGTATGATGGTGAGAAGAGGAAGCCATTGCAAGTGACCCCTGCACTGTTCAGTGTCTTTCCAAAGGTAAAGGACACCATTTGTACTTAAAAGCTTATGGGAAAGTGGGCACAGGGGCTTACTTCACACACTACATAGTTTTCTACTTGGTTCTTATCatgtgacctctctctctctctctgtatatttgtgtacacatgtgtaggAGTCACCCTTTGGAAACACAACATGGGATTCATGCTCTGTTGTTGGAAATGGGGGTATTCTTGCCAACAGTAGCTGTGGACAGAGAATCGAATCTGCCCAGTTTGTTATCAGGTATGTACGTACAAAATTCAATCCATTTAATTGTATCCGTCTTTAAAATACACAAACTGATAAGAGCCACCAGGACTCTAGGAAAAGGTCTGTTCCAGATAGATATATAATATTGCCATATAATGTTGAAAGTaaatttggataaaagtgtctgctaaagaCCATAAGCATAGCTATGATTATAGTCTATATATAACATAACTATACTTAACTGTGTAAAACAAACCTTTGCACAGTAACATGTGAGGCCACTGTCTCTCCTTCCCCCAACTCCCCATGTGGTTCTCTCACAGATGTAACCTTCCTCCGTTGGACCACGGCTATGAAAAGGATGTGGGGAATAAAACCAACTTGGTAACAGCCAATCCCAGCATTCTCCATGAAAAGTGAGTGgagcagaaaaaaagagagta from Alosa sapidissima isolate fAloSap1 chromosome 3, fAloSap1.pri, whole genome shotgun sequence carries:
- the st8sia6 gene encoding alpha-2,8-sialyltransferase 8E isoform X2, which codes for MKLVLLKLLLYLMLILFALGSFFTLLLWIVYSDSDTTPRSPFQSQKSVDSTDCLGCRDSIIDKVVERYSKNWKKQENNYKKFRSLLSSKCHGVTKAVVTQANTPVRSKVVYDGEKRKPLQVTPALFSVFPKESPFGNTTWDSCSVVGNGGILANSSCGQRIESAQFVIRCNLPPLDHGYEKDVGNKTNLVTANPSILHEKFGGLMERRRPFVEGLRPYGDALVLLPAFSYGHNTPVSLRAVYTLEDFRSPTRPVFLNPDYLTGLARFWRSQGLRTVRLSTGLIMASLALELCTNVHLYGFWPFSQHPHGHHRHLTNHYYDDRETKKKIHAMPAEFDHLLRLHEQGVLRVHLGQCPPSDGSLKMWGNNTSETATWSFKDVPK